A single region of the Devosia sp. FJ2-5-3 genome encodes:
- the dnaA gene encoding chromosomal replication initiator protein DnaA, with amino-acid sequence MTDSNSEAQRELWNRVRARLKTAVGEDVFASWFARLELEEIVDDLVHLSAPTRFLCSWVQSNYADRIVEAFRHDVAEAGRLQVTMRVNGQARPRLSAAPAPVVEAPIAQIAAPSAAASAADQAAPAPMSPRLTREPAKGDALSGSAIDPRMTFDSFVAGDANEMALGVAKQIANAAINNTVTFNPVYIHSTVGLGKSHLLNAIAHAVSQADSTKNIVYLTADHFMYHFITAVQRQSALGFKEWLRKVDLLLIDDMQFLQGKSATEFGHTLGALLTGAKQIVVAGDAPPRDLEMLDERVRSRLSGGLVVPISSFDIDLRRAIVQRRAEHATARFGMHFPMPVLDYVARAVTSHGRDLDGAVNRLVAANQLTGELITVPLAEKTLADLIRARDAKRVRIEDILKIVSRHYKVPRNELLSARRSRDVVRPRQIAMYLAKALTSRSLPEIGRRFGGRDHTTVLHSVRKVEQMIKDDLELGQEIELLKRMLEE; translated from the coding sequence ATGACCGATTCCAATTCCGAAGCGCAGCGCGAACTCTGGAACAGGGTGCGCGCCCGCCTCAAGACCGCTGTCGGCGAGGACGTCTTTGCGTCCTGGTTCGCGCGTCTTGAACTGGAAGAAATCGTCGACGACCTGGTGCATCTGTCTGCCCCGACGCGCTTTCTATGCTCTTGGGTGCAGTCCAATTATGCCGACCGTATCGTCGAGGCGTTCCGCCACGACGTGGCGGAAGCCGGACGCCTCCAGGTCACCATGCGGGTCAATGGCCAGGCCCGCCCGCGCCTTTCGGCCGCTCCCGCTCCGGTCGTAGAAGCCCCGATTGCCCAGATTGCCGCGCCGAGCGCAGCCGCAAGCGCTGCCGATCAGGCCGCGCCCGCTCCGATGTCGCCACGCCTGACGCGCGAACCCGCCAAGGGCGACGCGCTTTCGGGCAGCGCCATCGATCCGCGCATGACTTTCGACAGTTTCGTCGCCGGCGATGCCAATGAAATGGCGCTCGGGGTTGCCAAACAGATCGCCAATGCGGCGATCAACAATACCGTGACCTTCAACCCGGTCTATATCCATTCCACTGTGGGCCTGGGCAAGTCGCATCTGCTCAACGCCATCGCCCATGCCGTCAGCCAGGCCGATTCGACCAAGAACATCGTCTATCTGACCGCCGACCATTTCATGTACCATTTCATCACCGCCGTGCAGCGCCAGTCGGCGCTCGGCTTCAAGGAATGGCTGCGCAAGGTCGACCTGCTGCTGATCGACGACATGCAGTTTCTCCAGGGCAAGTCCGCCACCGAGTTCGGCCACACGCTGGGCGCGCTGCTGACCGGCGCCAAGCAGATAGTGGTTGCCGGCGATGCGCCGCCGCGCGATCTCGAAATGCTCGACGAGCGCGTGCGCTCGCGCCTTTCGGGCGGGCTGGTGGTGCCGATCTCCAGTTTCGACATCGATCTGCGCCGCGCCATCGTGCAGCGCCGCGCCGAGCATGCCACGGCGCGCTTCGGCATGCATTTCCCGATGCCGGTCCTTGACTATGTGGCCCGCGCCGTAACCAGCCACGGCCGCGATCTCGACGGCGCCGTCAACCGGCTCGTCGCTGCCAACCAGCTGACCGGCGAATTGATCACCGTGCCGCTGGCCGAGAAGACGCTGGCCGATCTGATCCGCGCCCGCGACGCCAAGCGCGTCCGCATCGAGGACATCCTCAAGATCGTCTCGCGTCACTACAAGGTGCCGCGCAATGAACTGCTCTCGGCCCGCCGCTCGCGCGACGTGGTGCGTCCGCGCCAGATCGCCATGTATCTGGCCAAGGCGCTGACTTCACGCTCATTGCCCGAAATCGGCCGGCGTTTCGGTGGTCGGGATCACACCACAGTGTTGCATTCGGTGCGCAAGGTCGAACAGATGATCAAGGACGACCTCGAACTCGGCCAGGAAATCGAGCTGCTGAAGCGCATGCTCGAAGAATAG
- the dnaN gene encoding DNA polymerase III subunit beta, which yields MKVTLERNHLLKSLSHVHRVVERRNTYPILANVLFKASEDHVELRATDLDIEVTESVPAMVSTPGTTTVPAHTLYEIVRKLADGAEVRLETDGGENMVLTSGRSRFNLACLSPESFPDLKSGAFAHEFDISASLLRELIERTQFAISNEETRYYLNGIYFHAVDNSATGPLFRAVATDGHRMARAEIAAPEGARGMSGIIVPKKTVGEVQKLLDGVDGDIHVEVSDTKIRFTVGPVVLLSKLIEGTFPDYDRVTPKNNDKQMIVDKQGFAIAVDRVSTIASDRGGKAVKLAAHNGLLELSVTNPDHGTASEELAVEFEIDNFEIGFNARYLLDIVSQIRSESAIFLFNDANSPTLVREEGDANALYVLMPMRV from the coding sequence ATGAAAGTCACGCTCGAACGCAATCACCTGCTCAAGTCGCTGAGCCATGTGCATCGGGTGGTGGAGCGCCGCAACACCTATCCCATCCTGGCCAACGTGCTGTTCAAGGCCAGCGAGGATCATGTCGAATTGCGCGCCACCGATCTCGACATCGAGGTCACCGAAAGCGTGCCGGCCATGGTCTCGACCCCCGGCACCACGACGGTTCCGGCCCACACGCTCTACGAAATCGTGCGCAAGCTCGCCGACGGGGCCGAAGTGCGGCTCGAAACCGATGGCGGCGAGAACATGGTTCTGACCTCCGGCCGCTCGCGCTTCAACCTTGCCTGCCTGTCGCCGGAGAGTTTCCCCGATCTCAAGTCCGGGGCCTTTGCGCACGAGTTCGACATTTCCGCGTCGCTGCTGCGCGAATTGATCGAGCGCACCCAGTTCGCCATCTCCAATGAAGAGACGCGCTACTATCTCAACGGCATCTATTTCCACGCCGTCGACAATTCGGCCACCGGCCCGCTCTTCCGCGCCGTGGCTACGGATGGTCACCGCATGGCCCGAGCCGAAATCGCGGCCCCCGAGGGCGCACGCGGCATGAGCGGCATCATCGTGCCAAAAAAGACCGTGGGCGAAGTCCAGAAGCTTCTCGACGGCGTCGACGGCGACATCCATGTCGAAGTGTCCGACACCAAGATTCGCTTTACCGTCGGTCCGGTCGTGCTGCTCTCAAAGCTCATCGAAGGTACTTTCCCCGATTACGACCGGGTAACGCCCAAGAATAACGACAAGCAGATGATCGTCGACAAGCAGGGCTTTGCCATTGCCGTCGACCGCGTCTCGACCATTGCCTCCGATCGCGGCGGCAAGGCGGTCAAGCTCGCCGCTCACAATGGCCTGCTCGAGCTTTCGGTCACCAATCCCGATCACGGCACGGCCAGCGAAGAGCTGGCGGTCGAGTTCGAGATCGACAATTTCGAGATCGGCTTCAACGCCCGCTACCTGCTCGACATCGTCAGCCAGATCCGCAGCGAGAGCGCCATTTTCCTGTTCAACGACGCCAATTCCCCGACCCTTGTCCGGGAAGAAGGCGACGCCAACGCCCTCTATGTCCTGATGCCGATGCGGGTCTAG
- the recF gene encoding DNA replication/repair protein RecF, whose protein sequence is MIRHISRLRLTAFRNYSAAALDLDERHLVLTGPNGSGKTNLLEAISVLSPGRGLRGTSFDTLQSQGSDMGWAVAATIETEDGPADIGTGALPEGGRRVRINGANARSIEAMSDYMRLLWLTPAMDGLFSGPAGERRRFLDRLVTTLIPSHSSSVADFEKAMRQRNKLLEEGGDAHWLSAIEAQMAELGASIHLARTDSLSHLQTLIADSLEDASFPAALLALTPLFESGEEPPTSAALEAELAQRWHALRGLDRAAGRTTLGPHRVDLDVVHAQKAMPAALGSTGEQKALLIGLILAHARLVRLRTGIVPFLLLDEIAAHLDPDRRRALFAALDGLGTQCFLTGTDPLLFEALEDRAQRITVRDGRLTHE, encoded by the coding sequence ATGATCCGCCACATCTCCCGCCTGCGGCTCACCGCCTTCCGCAATTACAGCGCCGCCGCTCTCGACCTCGATGAGCGGCATCTGGTGCTGACCGGCCCCAATGGCTCGGGCAAAACCAATCTGCTCGAGGCCATTTCGGTACTCTCGCCCGGCCGTGGGCTGCGCGGGACCAGTTTCGACACGCTGCAATCCCAGGGCTCGGACATGGGCTGGGCAGTCGCTGCCACCATCGAGACCGAGGATGGCCCCGCCGATATCGGCACGGGTGCCCTGCCCGAGGGCGGTCGGCGCGTGCGCATCAATGGCGCCAATGCCCGCTCCATCGAGGCGATGAGCGATTATATGCGCCTGCTCTGGCTGACGCCCGCCATGGACGGGCTGTTTTCCGGTCCCGCCGGCGAACGCCGGCGTTTCCTCGATCGGCTGGTGACAACGCTTATCCCGTCCCACTCCTCCTCGGTGGCTGATTTCGAAAAGGCCATGCGCCAGCGCAACAAACTGCTCGAGGAAGGCGGCGATGCCCACTGGCTGAGCGCCATCGAGGCGCAGATGGCAGAACTGGGTGCCTCCATCCATCTGGCGCGCACCGACAGCCTGTCCCATCTTCAAACATTGATCGCCGACAGCCTCGAGGATGCGAGTTTTCCGGCGGCGCTTCTTGCCCTGACCCCGCTTTTCGAGAGTGGGGAGGAACCGCCCACTTCCGCCGCGCTCGAGGCCGAGCTGGCGCAGCGCTGGCATGCATTGCGCGGCCTTGATCGGGCGGCCGGGCGCACCACATTAGGGCCACACCGCGTCGATCTTGACGTGGTGCATGCCCAAAAGGCCATGCCGGCAGCTCTGGGCTCCACGGGCGAACAAAAGGCCCTCCTCATCGGGCTGATCCTTGCCCATGCGCGCCTCGTGCGCCTGCGGACCGGGATCGTGCCCTTCCTGCTGCTGGATGAGATCGCTGCCCATCTCGATCCGGACCGCCGCCGGGCGCTGTTTGCGGCGCTGGATGGGCTGGGGACGCAGTGTTTCCTCACCGGCACCGACCCGCTGCTGTTCGAGGCTTTGGAAGACCGGGCGCAGCGCATCACGGTGCGCGACGGCCGTCTTACGCACGAGTAA
- the gyrB gene encoding DNA topoisomerase (ATP-hydrolyzing) subunit B, protein MSEAENPTPNEYGADSIKVLKGLDAVRKRPGMYIGDTDDGSGLHHMVYEVVDNAIDEALAGHADLVTVTLNADGSVTVTDNGRGIPVGIHKEEGVSAAEVIMTQLHAGGKFDQNSYKVSGGLHGVGVSVVNALSVFLKLRIRRDGKVHEITFTHGVADAPLKEVGDYEGRSGTEVTFLPSTDTFTMVDFDFKTLEHRLRELAFLNSGVHILLADRRHPEPVDIDLFYEGGLEAFVRYLDKSKQPVIEAPIMMRAEKDGITVEVALQWNDSYHENVLCFTNNIPQRDGGTHLAGLRGALTRQVTGYAESSGISKREKVTLSGDDTREGLTCVLSVKVPDPKFSSQTKDKLVSSEVRPVVENIVNEKLGQWFEEHPNEAKTIVAKVAEAAAAREAARKARELTRRKGALEISSLPGKLADCQERDPAKSEIFIVEGDSAGGSAKQGRDRSNQAVLPLRGKILNVERARFDRMISSDQVGTLITALGTGIGREEFNPDKLRYHKIIIMTDADVDGAHIRTLLLTFFYRQTPALIERGHIYIAQPPLYKATRGRSELYLKDERALEDYLLQGGLEDAVFKTRDGVEHAGADLMGILQQARDITYAIDNLNTRYNRSLVEQTAIVGGLDPDGMSDPTKSGETLKRVANRLDRISDELERGWTGEITEDEALAFSRTVRGVTETHQIDRALLQSADARKLRQLADRLDELFGGVPTLTRKGDTINVYGPSSLFKAVTDAGRKGVSLQRYKGLGEMNAEQLWETTLDPNARTLLRVEIDKTDEADQIFTALMGDLVEPRRDFIQDNALNVSNLDV, encoded by the coding sequence ATGAGCGAAGCCGAAAACCCCACCCCGAACGAATATGGCGCCGATAGCATCAAAGTGCTCAAAGGGCTCGATGCGGTGCGCAAGCGCCCGGGCATGTATATCGGCGACACCGATGATGGTTCGGGCCTGCATCACATGGTCTACGAGGTGGTCGACAACGCCATTGACGAGGCCCTGGCCGGTCATGCCGATCTCGTGACGGTCACGCTCAATGCTGATGGCTCGGTCACGGTCACCGACAATGGTCGCGGCATTCCCGTGGGCATCCACAAGGAAGAAGGCGTTTCGGCAGCCGAGGTCATCATGACCCAGCTCCACGCCGGCGGCAAATTCGACCAGAATTCCTACAAGGTCTCCGGTGGCCTGCACGGCGTGGGCGTATCCGTCGTGAACGCCCTCTCGGTTTTTCTCAAGCTGCGCATTCGCCGCGATGGCAAAGTTCACGAGATCACCTTCACCCATGGCGTCGCTGATGCGCCGCTCAAGGAAGTCGGTGACTATGAAGGGCGCTCAGGCACGGAAGTGACCTTCCTGCCCTCGACCGACACCTTCACCATGGTGGATTTCGATTTCAAGACGCTCGAGCATCGCCTGCGCGAGCTGGCCTTCCTCAATTCGGGCGTCCACATCCTGTTGGCCGATCGCCGCCATCCCGAGCCGGTCGACATCGACCTGTTCTATGAGGGCGGGCTCGAGGCCTTCGTGCGCTATCTCGACAAATCCAAGCAGCCGGTCATCGAGGCGCCGATCATGATGCGCGCCGAAAAGGACGGGATCACCGTCGAAGTGGCGCTGCAGTGGAACGACAGCTACCACGAAAACGTGCTCTGCTTTACCAACAACATTCCCCAGCGCGATGGCGGCACGCATCTGGCCGGCCTGCGCGGCGCACTGACGCGCCAGGTCACCGGCTATGCCGAAAGCTCGGGCATTTCCAAGCGGGAAAAGGTGACGCTCTCGGGTGACGATACCCGCGAAGGGCTGACCTGCGTGCTTTCGGTCAAGGTGCCGGATCCCAAATTCTCGTCCCAGACCAAGGACAAGCTGGTCTCGTCCGAAGTCCGCCCCGTTGTCGAGAACATCGTCAACGAAAAACTCGGCCAGTGGTTCGAGGAACATCCGAACGAAGCCAAGACCATCGTCGCCAAAGTGGCCGAGGCTGCTGCCGCGCGCGAGGCTGCCCGCAAGGCGCGCGAGCTGACCCGCCGCAAGGGCGCGCTCGAAATCTCGTCCCTGCCCGGCAAGCTGGCCGACTGCCAGGAACGCGATCCCGCCAAGTCGGAAATCTTCATCGTCGAGGGCGATTCGGCTGGTGGCTCCGCCAAGCAGGGCCGCGACCGCTCAAACCAGGCGGTTCTGCCGCTGCGCGGCAAGATCCTCAACGTCGAGCGCGCCCGCTTTGACCGCATGATCTCTTCGGACCAGGTCGGAACGTTGATCACGGCCCTGGGCACCGGCATTGGCCGGGAAGAGTTCAACCCGGACAAGCTGCGCTACCACAAGATCATCATCATGACGGACGCCGACGTCGACGGCGCCCATATCCGCACCCTGCTGCTGACCTTCTTCTACCGGCAGACGCCGGCCCTGATCGAGCGCGGGCATATCTACATCGCCCAGCCGCCGCTCTACAAAGCCACGCGCGGCCGGTCCGAGCTCTACCTCAAGGATGAGCGGGCTCTGGAAGACTATCTGCTCCAGGGCGGCCTCGAAGACGCAGTGTTCAAGACGCGTGACGGGGTCGAACATGCCGGTGCCGACCTCATGGGCATTCTGCAGCAGGCTCGGGACATCACCTACGCCATCGACAATCTCAACACGCGCTACAATCGCAGCCTCGTCGAACAGACCGCCATTGTCGGCGGGCTCGACCCCGATGGCATGTCGGACCCCACCAAGAGCGGGGAAACGCTCAAGCGCGTCGCCAACCGCCTCGACCGCATTTCCGACGAGCTCGAGCGCGGCTGGACCGGTGAGATCACCGAGGACGAAGCACTGGCATTTTCGCGCACCGTGCGCGGCGTTACCGAGACCCATCAGATCGACCGTGCCCTCTTGCAGAGCGCCGACGCGCGCAAGCTGCGCCAGTTGGCCGACCGGCTCGATGAATTGTTCGGCGGCGTACCGACCCTCACCCGCAAGGGCGACACCATCAATGTCTATGGGCCCTCCTCGCTGTTCAAGGCCGTCACCGATGCCGGCCGCAAGGGCGTTTCGCTCCAACGCTATAAAGGCCTGGGCGAGATGAATGCCGAGCAGCTCTGGGAAACGACGCTCGACCCCAATGCGCGCACCCTGCTGCGCGTCGAGATCGACAAGACCGACGAAGCCGACCAGATCTTCACCGCCCTCATGGGCGATCTCGTCGAACCGCGCCGCGATTTCATCCAGGACAATGCGCTCAATGTGAGCAATCTGGACGTCTAG
- a CDS encoding sensor domain-containing diguanylate cyclase, whose translation MHIDGKTGVSRDDSPAPEAEGQGIEAGVHLIEQLQRLELAAQVGGLGVWDYDIALDRMTCDQRWYAIMGRDLSQPIVSVADFQSVIHPEDRERATEVQSTARELLSERKNYGIEFRIVRPDGEIRWVRSSALIFDDRDGNPSRAVGYVIDVTDSWLAEQQLKQNNDLLRAENRLLMRQALVDPVTGISNRRALDQELERACTLARRDGLALSVAMIDIDYFKIYNDHYGHRQGDRALAAVAEAIASAAWRPYDTAARYGGEEFCLVLPESSNPRQVLERIMDNVRRLALPHAASPLGPVLTISCGCVAGISGEGLEPATLIEASDAQLYRAKQAGRNRICVLGE comes from the coding sequence ATGCATATCGACGGCAAGACAGGTGTATCGCGCGATGACAGCCCCGCGCCGGAGGCGGAGGGCCAAGGCATAGAAGCCGGTGTCCATCTGATCGAACAGCTGCAGCGACTGGAACTGGCCGCGCAGGTGGGCGGGCTGGGTGTGTGGGACTACGATATCGCCCTCGATCGCATGACGTGCGACCAGCGCTGGTATGCCATTATGGGGCGCGACCTGAGCCAGCCCATCGTCAGTGTAGCCGACTTCCAGAGCGTCATTCATCCCGAGGATCGGGAACGGGCCACCGAAGTGCAGAGCACGGCGCGCGAATTGCTGTCCGAGCGCAAGAATTACGGCATAGAGTTTCGCATCGTGCGCCCTGATGGGGAAATCCGCTGGGTGCGGTCTTCGGCGCTGATCTTCGACGACCGCGACGGCAATCCCTCGCGGGCGGTTGGCTATGTCATTGACGTAACCGACAGTTGGCTGGCCGAGCAGCAACTCAAGCAGAACAATGATCTCCTGCGGGCGGAGAACCGCCTGCTCATGCGGCAGGCGCTGGTCGACCCGGTGACCGGGATCAGCAACAGGCGGGCGCTGGACCAGGAGCTGGAGCGCGCCTGTACCCTTGCCCGGCGCGACGGCCTCGCGCTGTCGGTGGCCATGATCGATATCGACTATTTCAAGATCTATAACGACCATTACGGGCATCGCCAGGGCGATCGTGCGCTGGCCGCGGTCGCCGAGGCCATCGCCTCGGCGGCCTGGCGACCCTATGATACGGCGGCGCGCTATGGTGGGGAGGAATTTTGCCTCGTGCTGCCAGAGTCCTCCAACCCACGCCAGGTGCTGGAGCGGATCATGGACAATGTGCGCAGGCTGGCGCTGCCCCATGCGGCCTCGCCGCTCGGGCCCGTGCTGACCATAAGCTGTGGCTGCGTTGCTGGAATATCGGGTGAGGGGCTTGAACCGGCGACCTTGATCGAAGCCAGCGATGCACAGCTCTACCGGGCCAAGCAGGCGGGTCGGAACCGGATCTGCGTCCTGGGCGAATAA
- the infC gene encoding translation initiation factor IF-3 — protein MRRPMRPVAPQKDGPLANEDITSPDVQLIDAEGENRGIVRTRDAMAEAQEAGLDLVLIAANSNPPVAKMLDLGRYKYAAQKKAAEARKKQKVIEVKEVQLRPNIDDHDYNTKMKAVQRFLEDGDRVKVTMRFRGREMAHQDIGMQLLIKVKEQMDAMAKVESQPRSEGRQMVMVLAPK, from the coding sequence ATTCGCCGTCCAATGAGACCCGTGGCGCCCCAGAAAGATGGGCCGCTTGCCAATGAGGACATCACCAGCCCCGACGTTCAGCTGATCGACGCCGAGGGCGAGAACCGCGGCATCGTGCGCACGCGCGACGCCATGGCCGAAGCGCAGGAAGCTGGTCTGGACCTGGTCCTGATCGCCGCGAATTCGAATCCGCCCGTCGCCAAGATGCTCGACCTCGGCCGCTATAAATATGCTGCCCAGAAGAAGGCAGCAGAAGCGCGCAAGAAGCAGAAGGTGATCGAGGTCAAGGAAGTTCAGCTCCGGCCGAACATCGACGACCATGACTACAACACCAAGATGAAGGCTGTGCAGCGCTTCCTGGAAGATGGCGACCGCGTCAAGGTCACCATGCGGTTCCGTGGTCGCGAAATGGCGCACCAGGACATCGGCATGCAGCTCCTGATCAAGGTCAAGGAACAGATGGACGCCATGGCCAAGGTGGAAAGCCAGCCGCGTTCCGAAGGCCGTCAGATGGTGATGGTGCTGGCGCCCAAGTAA
- a CDS encoding alpha/beta hydrolase: MSSLIQQNLRVGQSVSGRDIAVLQRPGRQPGIFWLNGFRSVMTGAKASALDQFGAENALAVTRFDYSGHGASGGQFEDGTISRWLEETEAVFALTQGPQIVVGSSMGGWLALLLARRLLGNRDGRLKGLVLIAPAVDATETLIPARLGPGQHLALERDGFVELDSRYGDGPYRYSQALLDDGKYHLLLGSPIETGCPVTILQGGRDPDVPSEHAQKLLIHILHDPVTFTLIPDGDHRLSRPEDLDRLRAAVRAML, from the coding sequence ATGAGTTCCCTTATACAGCAAAATCTGCGTGTCGGCCAGAGCGTCTCCGGACGCGATATCGCCGTGCTCCAGCGGCCCGGGCGGCAGCCGGGGATTTTCTGGCTGAATGGTTTCCGATCGGTAATGACCGGCGCAAAAGCCAGCGCCCTTGACCAGTTTGGCGCCGAAAACGCCCTTGCCGTCACACGCTTCGACTATTCCGGCCACGGCGCCTCGGGTGGCCAGTTCGAAGACGGCACGATCAGCCGCTGGCTGGAGGAGACCGAAGCGGTTTTCGCCCTCACCCAAGGCCCGCAGATCGTCGTCGGCTCGTCCATGGGGGGGTGGCTCGCCCTGCTGCTCGCCCGCCGGCTCCTCGGCAACAGGGATGGGCGCCTCAAGGGGCTGGTGCTGATTGCCCCCGCCGTCGACGCCACCGAAACCCTCATCCCCGCGCGACTCGGACCCGGACAGCACCTGGCGCTCGAGCGGGATGGCTTTGTCGAACTCGACAGCCGCTATGGCGACGGACCCTACCGGTATAGCCAGGCGCTGCTCGATGACGGCAAATACCATTTGCTGCTGGGCTCGCCCATCGAAACAGGCTGCCCCGTCACCATCCTCCAGGGCGGCCGGGATCCGGACGTGCCATCCGAGCACGCCCAGAAGCTGCTCATCCATATCCTGCATGACCCGGTGACCTTCACATTGATCCCGGATGGCGACCATAGGCTGAGCCGCCCGGAAGACCTCGATCGCCTCAGGGCTGCTGTCCGGGCGATGCTCTAG
- a CDS encoding DUF3817 domain-containing protein, producing the protein MIRAFRYIGVAEGITTLALFLVAMPAKYWLGIPHLVPPIGALHGAAFVIYLVAMLVCLWGRGFTPLEWLRTTFASFFPFGTFLNDPFLKREQLAGAAARARA; encoded by the coding sequence ATGATCCGCGCATTCAGATATATCGGCGTCGCCGAAGGAATTACAACCCTGGCCCTCTTCCTCGTGGCCATGCCCGCAAAATACTGGCTGGGCATTCCCCACCTCGTGCCGCCGATTGGCGCCCTGCATGGGGCCGCCTTCGTGATCTATCTCGTAGCCATGCTCGTCTGCCTCTGGGGGCGGGGATTTACGCCCCTCGAGTGGCTACGGACAACATTTGCCTCGTTCTTTCCCTTCGGCACTTTCCTCAATGATCCCTTCCTCAAGCGCGAGCAGCTGGCAGGCGCGGCGGCCCGAGCGCGCGCCTAG
- a CDS encoding NifU family protein produces MFIQTEATPNPATLKFLPGRDVVVGEPREFRSAEAADISPLATSLFSISGVTGVFLGSDFISVTKDDTNWAHIKPAILGVIMDHFLSGKPVIAEHGFAVPALDDGDEFYDAEDKEMVEVIKELLATRVRPAVAMDGGDITFKGFREGTVFLHMQGACSGCPSSTATLKNGIENLLRHFVPGVEAVQQI; encoded by the coding sequence ATGTTCATCCAGACCGAAGCCACTCCCAATCCGGCGACGCTCAAATTCCTGCCGGGCCGCGACGTGGTCGTTGGCGAGCCGCGCGAGTTTCGCTCCGCCGAGGCTGCCGATATATCTCCGCTGGCCACGAGCCTCTTCTCCATTTCCGGTGTGACCGGCGTTTTCCTTGGTTCCGATTTCATCTCGGTCACCAAGGACGATACCAATTGGGCCCATATCAAGCCGGCCATTCTCGGCGTGATCATGGACCATTTCCTCTCTGGCAAGCCCGTCATCGCCGAACACGGCTTTGCGGTTCCCGCGCTCGATGACGGCGACGAGTTCTACGACGCCGAAGACAAGGAAATGGTGGAGGTGATCAAGGAATTGCTGGCGACGCGCGTGCGTCCGGCCGTTGCCATGGATGGCGGCGACATCACCTTCAAGGGTTTTAGGGAAGGCACAGTCTTCCTGCACATGCAGGGCGCCTGCTCGGGCTGCCCGTCCTCGACCGCCACCCTCAAGAACGGCATCGAGAACCTCCTCCGCCATTTCGTGCCGGGCGTGGAAGCCGTCCAGCAGATCTGA
- a CDS encoding acetamidase/formamidase family protein — MAVHRFSPDQWHNVLAALPAALKVADGDVIITQTIDAAGVDKDGISRTHGPNPMNGPIHVDGAMPGDVLQVDILRISPIRPDGWTRGALAGNVVDPERVRDLPPRDRIEWNIDLDVGTVRLRDDVPGLEHLVLPLEPMIGCFGVAPAGGEAISTATSASNGGNMDYRGFGPGARVWFPVFEPGALFFLGDCHAIQGDGEIVGTGVETAMEVEIRLSVLKNRHQAWPRGETAETIYTLGNARPLDQALQHATTEMFDWLTGDEYGLSAVAASHLMGQLVRYDVGNVFDPAFTMVCHMPKKYLPKSLRPR; from the coding sequence GTGGCGGTCCATCGCTTCTCGCCCGATCAATGGCACAATGTGCTTGCCGCCCTGCCCGCCGCCCTCAAGGTGGCGGATGGGGACGTGATCATTACCCAGACCATCGATGCCGCCGGTGTCGACAAGGATGGGATCAGCCGGACCCACGGTCCCAATCCGATGAATGGTCCTATTCATGTCGATGGCGCCATGCCGGGCGACGTGCTGCAGGTCGATATCCTCCGCATAAGCCCGATCCGGCCCGATGGCTGGACCCGTGGCGCACTGGCGGGCAATGTCGTCGATCCCGAGCGCGTGCGCGACCTGCCGCCAAGGGACCGGATCGAGTGGAATATCGATCTCGATGTCGGAACGGTGAGGCTCAGGGACGATGTTCCGGGGCTTGAGCACCTGGTGCTGCCGCTCGAGCCGATGATCGGGTGCTTTGGGGTGGCGCCGGCCGGCGGGGAGGCTATTTCCACCGCGACCAGCGCATCCAATGGCGGCAATATGGATTATCGCGGCTTTGGCCCGGGGGCCCGGGTATGGTTTCCGGTGTTCGAGCCCGGGGCGCTGTTCTTCCTCGGCGATTGCCACGCCATCCAGGGGGATGGCGAAATCGTCGGGACGGGCGTCGAGACCGCGATGGAAGTAGAGATCCGCCTCAGCGTCCTCAAGAACCGCCATCAAGCCTGGCCGCGCGGGGAGACAGCGGAGACGATCTATACATTGGGCAATGCCCGTCCGCTCGACCAGGCGCTGCAGCATGCAACGACCGAAATGTTCGATTGGCTGACCGGGGACGAATATGGCCTCTCGGCCGTGGCCGCCAGTCACCTGATGGGCCAGCTCGTGCGCTACGATGTGGGCAATGTGTTCGATCCGGCCTTCACCATGGTCTGCCACATGCCCAAAAAATACCTGCCAAAAAGCTTGAGGCCCCGATGA